In Hevea brasiliensis isolate MT/VB/25A 57/8 chromosome 13, ASM3005281v1, whole genome shotgun sequence, a single genomic region encodes these proteins:
- the LOC131172150 gene encoding exopolygalacturonase-like, with translation MHLEVQGTFIAPTSPNAHNKASWITFAYIDRLTISGGGTFDGRGEIAWKQNNCGQNPKCKSLPIVSTIECSLAYLHFSATLSLFERNFLGGKNFHVNVMGPALPSALLIIALGHSINTDGIHIGRSKRINIIDSDIITGDDCISIGDGSQQIRITKVRCGQGHGISVGSLGKYEKEDPVVGIFVRNCTVYDTDNGVRIKTWPALHGGIASDMHFEDIIMKNVSNPILIDQVYCPWNQCNPKVKINNVSFKNIGLFNNSHSHST, from the exons ATGCATCTTGAAGTTCAAGGAACCTTTATAGCTCCAACAAGCCCTAACGCGCACAATAAGGCTAGTTGGATTACCTTTGCCTACATCGATCGATTAACAATATCCGGCGGTGGGACATTCGATGGAAGAGGAGAAATTGCTTGGAAGCAAAATAACTGTGGCCAAAACCCAAAATGCAAGTCACTTCCAATTGTAAGCACAATTGAATGCTCTCTCGCATATCTTCACTTTTCTGCAACCCTATCTCTG TTCGAGCGTAACTTCCTGGGCGGCAAGAATTTCCATGTCAATGTTATGGGGCCAGCGTTACCTTCGGCACTTCTGATCATTGCACTGGGACATAGCATCAACACAGATGGAATTCACATTGGACGATCAAAGAGGATCAATATCATTGATTCAGACATTATCACCGGTGATGATTGCATCTCAATTGGAGATGGGAGCCAACAAATACGAATCACGAAAGTAAGATGCGGGCAGGGCCATGGCATTAGTGTAGGAAGTTTAGGGAAGTACGAGAAGGAAGACCCTGTGGTTGGAATTTTTGTAAGGAATTGCACAGTCTACGACACCGATAATGGTGTGAGAATTAAGACTTGGCCTGCATTACATGGTGGCATTGCATCTGATATGCATTTCGAAGACATTATCATGAAAAATGTCAGCAATCCTATCCTCATTGATCAAGTGTATTGCCCATGGAATCAATGCAATccaaag GTAAAGATCAACAACGTTAGCTTCAAGAATATTGGGCTCTTCAACAACTCCCATAGCCATTCGACTTAA